The following coding sequences lie in one Arachis ipaensis cultivar K30076 chromosome B03, Araip1.1, whole genome shotgun sequence genomic window:
- the LOC107629583 gene encoding expansin-like A2 encodes MAFFVRFSLLLLLLSSSATACDRCVHQSKASFFSKASALSSGACGYSELALSLSAGNLAAAVPSIFRDGAACGACFQIRCKDPKLCTKSGTRVVLTDLNKDNKTDFVLSTRAFQSLALKGKAQHLLNLGILDIEYKRVPCEYKNKNLAVRVEESSRKPNYLAIKFLYQGGQTDIVAVDVAKVGSSNWSFLSRNHGAVWDTSRVPEGALQLRLVVTAGFDGKWIWAQKEVLPADWKNGVIYDSGVQITDIAQEGCATCDDGSWP; translated from the exons ATGGCTTTCTTTGTTCGCTTCTCTCTGTTGttgcttcttctttcttcatcTGCCACCGCTTGTGATCGTTGCGTCCACCAATCCAAGGCTTCTTTTTTCTCCAAAGCCTCCGCTCTGTCAT cTGGGGCGTGTGGTTATAGTGAATTGGCACTCTCGTTAAGTGCTGGAAACCTTGCAGCTGCTGTTCCTTCCATCTTCAGAGATGGTGCTGCTTGTGGTGCGTGCTTCCAGATTAGATGCAAGGACCCAAAGCTCTGCACAAAATCAGGAACCAGAGTGGTTCTTACTGATcttaacaaagataacaaaacTGATTTTGTTCTTAGCACCAGAGCCTTTCAATCTTTGGCTCTCAAAGGAAAAGCTCAGCATCTTCTCAACCTTGGCATTCTTGACATTGAATACAAAAG GGTACCTTGTGAGTACAAAAACAAGAACCTGGCTGTTCGCGTTGAAGAATCAAGCAGGAAGCCAAATTACTTGGCTATTAAATTTTTGTATCAAGGTGGTCAAACTGACATTGTAGCCGTTGATGTAGCTAAG GTTGGGTCGTCAAACTGGAGTTTCTTAAGCAGAAATCATGGGGCGGTGTGGGACACAAGCAGGGTTCCAGAAGGGGCATTGCAGTTAAGGTTGGTTGTAACGGCAGGTTTTGATGGGAAGTGGATTTGGGCACAGAAGGAGGTTCTTCCGGCTGATTGGAAAAATGGTGTCATCTATGATTCTGGTGTTCAAATCACTGACATTGCTCAAGAAGGTTGTGCCACTTGCGATGATGGTTCTTGGCCATGA